A stretch of DNA from Arenicella chitinivorans:
CGGGACGACATCGTGGAAAACCGTTACGTTGGTATGAAGTCCCGTGGTTGTTACGAAACCCCAGCCGGTACGATTATGCTGCGTGCGCATCGCGCGATGGAATCATTGACCCTGGATCGTGAAGTGGCTCACCTTAAAGATGAGCTGATGCCAAAGTACGCATCGTTAATTTACAACGGTTACTGGTGGAGTCCGGAGCGTGAGATGATGCAGGCCATGATCGACCAGTCGCAACGCCATGTAAACGGTACTGTACGGGTAAAACTGTATAAAGGTAATGTGTCTGTGGTCGGGCGTAAGTCAGATACTGACTCGCTGTTCGACGAACGTATTGCCACGTTTGAAGACGATCAAGGTGCTTATAACCAGGCAGATGCAGAAGGTTTTATCAAGTTAAATGCCTTGCGTCTGCGCATCGGTGCCAATCGCTAATCACGCGAACCTCGGGATCAGTGTGGGCACGGATGTCATGCGCTGGTCCATCATTGTGCCGCTGCTCAACGAGGCAGCGAATATACCGTATCTAACTGAGCACCTGATTGAATCGGGTGCTGATCAAGTCATTCTGGTCGATGGTGGCAGCACCGATGGCACGCGCGAACTGCTACAAACGGTACCGAACCATTTTAGTGTGTTGCACAGTGACGCAGGGCGCGCGCGTCAGATGAATGCTGGTGCCACCAAAGCCATCTACCCGATGCTGGTGTTTCTGCACGCTGATTCACGTCTGCCGATGAATGCTGAGGAATCCTTAAATCGATGTACAAGCTGGGGGCGTTTTGACATTGAGTTTGATGACATGTCGATCTCGATGCGTATTATTGCCTTTTTTATCAACCTGCGTTCACGCTTGACTGGCATCGCAACCGGCGATCAGGCTTTGTTTATGACCCGAGAGGTGTTCGATCAGGTCGGCGGCTTTCCCGTTCAGCCCTTGATGGAAGACATTGAAATATCGAAGCGTATGAAGCGCTTGTTCAAGCCGCTGTGTTCACGTCAACGTGTGCGTACCAGTGCCCGTCGTTGGCAGCAGCACGGTGTGATTCGGACCGTGCTTAAAATGTGGTGGTACCGGTTCGCCTATTGGTGTGGTGTGTCATCGCATCGACTCAAGCGTCATTATGACGACACGCGCTGATGTCTGATATTCCACTCCTGCTGTTTGCCAAAGCGCCTGTGGCTGGCAAAGTGAAAACCCGCCTACAGCGTCATTGTAGCGCTCAACAAGCGGCGGATATTGCCTGCTTACTGATGCAAGCGTCGTTAAAGCAGGTTTGTCAAAACTGGCCCGGCAATGTCTACCTCAGTGTTTGGTTGGATCATGAACACCCGTTTTTTCAGCAGATGCTCGATCAGTACCCAATTGCCATGACGCAGCAATGCGACGGCGACCTAGGTCAAAAGATGCGTCATGCCCTGCATGCGTTTGGTTATCCGGCTGTGGTCATGGGATGTGACGCACCACACGTATCCGCGTCTGCTTTACGCAATGCGCATCAGGCCCTACAAGCTGGTCGCCCAGTGATCGGGCCGAGTGTCGATGGTGGCTATTATTTACTTGGATTGACAAATCCGGTTGATGCGCTGTTTAGCGAGATGCCGTGGGGCACCAGTGCCGTACTAACTAAAACGCGCGCCGCCGCACAGGCCTCCGGCGTGAACTTGCAGGAACTCGAACCACTCAATGATGTGGACGAGTGGCGCGACCTGTTAGAGCTTGCTGAAACCGAGGAATCGATTCGATGCTATCTGAACGAGCAAGGCTTAGTCTAAGCTTAGATACATCGCCGAGCTGGTTAGTTCAATTTTGCCGCGAACAGGGTTTTCACCGCTGCCTTAGGGTCCGGGTGAGTTTGCTGAATGAACGCGAAAACCACCTGAGCAAATTCTGCCGACGTATTTTGAGCGATTGCTTCAAGGTAGGTTTGCGTATTCGCTTCTGCGCCTTGGGCAGTCATCGTCACATAATTATTCCAGACCTTAATCGCGGAACTGTTCGTCGCGCGCTCAGCATGCTGTTCTACAGCAAGATGAATGAGTAGTCCGCAATCGTAATGGGTAGAAAATTTTTGTTGCTCGCTTGCGTTCACGAGACTGGTTTCAGTAAGGCTAGCGTGACATGCGTTGGTGGCATCGAGAACTTTTTGGTGTAAAAAATCCTGCGCTTCGTCAGTGTAGTGTTGCTGCAATGCTTGGTAGGCGAGCATTTCAGCCATGCCTTCGTGAATCCACGCATCGTTGTGGTCGTTCGGTTTGGCGTGTGATCGCTGGTAAAAATGACCAGCCTCGTGAGCCAAAAACCAAAGTGTGCTGTTCTGATCGAACGTGCGTTCATGTTCATCCATCTGGGCTTGGTTCAGGTCCCAATGCGTAAATATCTGATCGGTCAGCGTGCCGCCTTGCGTCGACTTCGTGTTGGGGTTAGCAAATTCGCGCGCGAAAGAGGCGAATAGCGTTGGTGCGTATTGGTTCTGCAATTCACCTAGGTTGGTCTGCATAAACTGCATCAGTATCGGCAGATCGACAGTGAGCGATGAGAGTATGCTTGACGGTAAGGCGGGGTCGATGATGGCAAGCAGGCCAGACATCATCTTGGGTTGTATTCGACCGACGTAGATTTGCTCGCCGCTGTTCCGTCCGACCCACTCAATGTCAGAAGCATGTATTTTGCCTTGAATCACGATGTGTTCATTCTTTGGTGCAGTCAAACGTATCGGGTAATGATTGCTGGTCATGTCACAGGGTGCAACTGAGCAGGCAAAGAATCGCCCGCTATAGATCGCGACGTCGCCATTGGAGAACGGCGAGAAGGGCGCATAATCCTTCGGTAACGGTATGTACGTTGGCGTTAGTCTAAATGAGGCTGAGCTAAACAATTTCCCAGTCCGATGACGCACCACCTCATTATCATCCTCGATCTCGATTTCAATCTCATTTGACAAGGGCTGCCAGCGTTGTTGTCGAGCATTGTTCGGGTTGCGATGAAAGTAGAGTCTCTTCACCGGCGAGCCCGCCACGTAATGTGCATACCACATTCCGTCTTCCGACTTCTCAAGATGTGTTCGTACCACCGAGTCAGCGAGCGGTGGGCTGGTCTGGCAAGCGGTCAGACCAGCGCATGTAAGTAAAAGAATGTATTTTCTACACAGCATTGCCAGAACTTGTGCGTTGTTTAGTCCGAGACGCTGTTTAGACTATCTGTGGCGAGTCCGTCTCGCGCTGATATGGCGAATTGGTAATATTTGTCAGTTGTCAGCTAAGAACGCCGTTTGATTTATTTATAACTAATGTTGCTTAAAAAATAAGCAATTTCGCCCAAGCAAACCCCACATTTTAACCTACAAGATGTGGAACTATCCAACGTGGATCGCAATGCAATTGCCTTGATTTACGTTACAGTAAACCTCTTGTTTTCAACATGTTTAACAACCGCGAGGGTTTATTATGAATTATCACTCAGATTTTGGGTTTCAAAAAGTCATCACTCATAACACTAAGATTTTGTCTGTGGGAACGTACCTACCCAATGAAGTGTTAAAGTCAGACCACATGTTCGAAGCATTTGATTCAGAAAAAAATTATGGAATCAAAACAACTTGGATGTCGAAAGAAATGGGGATCAAAGAGCGTCGAGTATCGGAGCCTGGCACATTACCTTCTCAACTTGCTATACCGGCGGCACGTCGAGCGATTGAGAACTGCCCTCATCTGAACCCAGATGAGATCGATTTAGTTATTTTTTGTGGGATTGAGCGAGATCAGGCGGAGCCTGCTACTGCGCATACCATTCAATCTGCGTTGGGACTCAAAGCAAATCACGCATTTGATGTATCCAATGCGTGTTTTGGATTTATGCATGGTATTGAAGTCGCCAATCATTTTATTAAAAGTGGTGCCACAAAGTACGCGCTGGTGGTGACCGGTGAAGTGCCAAGCCGCATTCTTCGTGCCGCGATGAATGGCTTAAATAAGGGAATGAGTCGCGAACGCGCGATGGACGTCATTGGTGCCTTGTCTGTTGGAGACGCAGGTGGTGCCGTGGTACTTGGATTGTCGGGCTATGGCGAAAATTGTGGCTTTGAATTATTCAACACGCGTACCGACAGCTCACACTTGGAAAAGTGCTTTTATCGCGTGAATCCAGATGGGTCGATTGATGGCCAAATGAAGATGGGCCCGATCGTTGGTGCGTCGATCTGGATGCATAAGAAAATTATCAACGATACCTTGAGTAAGCTAGGTTGGGACAATTTCGACTGGGTGCTGAGTCACCAGACCGGAAAACGCCCATTTGAGAAGTTTACCGCGATGAGTACGGTGCCAGCAAAGCGAATGATTCGCACTTACCATAAATTAGGCAATATTGCATCCGCAACCTTCCCATTAAACTATGAGAAATTGCTAAAAAGTGGTAAAGTGCGCCAAGGAGATCGTATTGGGGGTATCCACTCGGGATCAGGGTTAGTAGTAGGAGAGTTTGGATACCGCGTTTAGTTAAAAATACGGGTTAGGAGAGGTACTATGGAATATTTTGTGTTGCCCGCGCTAATCGCGCTGCTGATTAAAATTGTCGTGCTGGTGCTGGCGCGGAAATCTGAGAAAACATCTCGTTTATTTCTCACCATGGTGGTGCTTTTTGCGCTCCATAACCTGACCGAGGTGGTGGTTATCTTTGGCTTGTTCAGCGGAGAGATATCAACCTACATGTTGCGAGCTTATTATGCGGTGACTATGGTGTCATTGGCTTATATCGTAGTCTACGCACTGGAAGTCACAAAACAGGGCGCTATCCGCAGCTGGATGACAGCTTTGTTGCCATCCTCATTGCTGATGGTCGGTTTGGTCGTCACCACCGATCTGGTAATCGCAGGATCCCAGTCAATTGGGTACACTGTGACCGCTGTTCGTGGCGATTACTATGTCGCATTCCAGTTGTTTTCGTTGGCAATGGTAGCCTTGGCGATGTCGGTATTATTACGTGGCTTCTTGAAAGCACGTGATGAGCTGACGCAAGTGCAGAGTTTGTATACTGCCATCGCGGTGACGCCGGTGTTTTTAGTCGGCTTAATCGTGATGATTGTCATGCACTTAGGGATTCAAATGTCTGCGGCGTTGTTAATGCCAGTGGCTACTTCAGCTTTCTTGTTTTTTACTTTTCGAAGTGAGCGCGAACATGGTCTCACCGATATAGGTGCCATTATCGGATCTTCCAGAAAACGGATCACCGCCAATATCGTGGCGGATTTGACGCAGCAGTATTTGGACGATCGAGTGAGCTTGAAAGACGCAAAAAATGAGTTTGAACGCCAGTTGCTACAGCATAATCTAGACCGCTTCGGTAACAATGTATCCAAAACCGCACGTGAATTAGGTATGAAACGCACAACGATCTATTCCATGGTCAAAAAGCATGGAATTAGTGTGCAAGAGAAAGAAGCCTAACGTTCGTGAATTGTAATTGACTCCCGCCCGCGCACCTGATGCCGGACGGGAGTTTTACGTTTACGGCGCGTGACACGCAGCTCAGTCAAAGCTGAGTATGGGATCATCCACGATGTCTTGTAGTAAGGGACTCTGAGCAGCACGTGCGAAGGCGTCGTCAATTGCTTTAAATCGTGCCGCAATGGATTGGCGATGACTGGGATGAGTAAAAATATACAGTTCGCCGGCAGCTAGGGCCTCGATTACTCGTTTACCAACGAGGTCGACAGGAATTCCGTTCTCAACCAGCTCTTGGGCCGCATTCTTCTTGCCCTTGTTCTCTTCTTGTACGCTAGTCTCTAGCTTGTACTCAGCCTGGCGGTTGCGGTGCGACAGGTGAATTCGGGTTTGCACGAAAGCCGGGCAAAGCACGGAAACATGGATGTTATGTTTGGCCAGCTCGACATGCCAGGATTCTGACATCCCAACCACAGCGACCTTGGTCGCCGTGTACGCACCGGCATATGGTATTCCAGCCATGCCTGCCATAGAGGCAACATTGATGACCCAGCCGCCTTCACCGTGCTGTTTAATCAACGGCACAGCCGCCTCCATGCCGTAGAGCACACCCATTAGGTTGACGTCGGTCACCCATCGCCAATCTTGATGACTGGTCCGTTCGATGGGCCCCGGAGCACCGCTAACGCCGGCGTTATTCACGATCATATGCACTTTGTCGAAGCGGTCGATTGCGGCCTGACACAATGTCTGCCAATCTTCTGGTTTAGTGACGTCCATGGGCACACTGAGACATGGGATCTTAAGCTCGGTCAAAGCTTGATCGGCGAGCGCAAGCTGCGCTTCGTCGATATCACCTAGTACGATGTTCATACCTTGCTCGCCCAAGGCTTTCGCAATACTTAAGCCGATACCTTCCGCACCGCCACTGATGAGCGCGGTCTTGTTTGTTAAATTCATCACTGAAGCCCTAATATTTCTAATATGAACGTGTATTGTAATTTGATGTTGGTCAGCCTGTCTAAAATCTTGTAAAAATGCTGTGCGACGTTGGAGCAGCTGAGGTCAGCTGTTAGTATGACAAGGATTGGAGACCGTATCGGGGGAGGTTTTTGCAGACACAGACCTTCAAGTTGCACAAAGAGCACCGCCTATTGTTCGCCGTGGCGGGGGCCTGCTGCGCGCATTTTCTCGTGTTTTGGCTATTGCATACAGGGATTTGGTGGGATGTTAAAGCTGCGCATGAGCAGCGCGTGCTCACACTCTCGTTGGTGTCAGGTGAATTGGATCAAGAACGCGAGTCGGCTACACCGGTGCAAGCCACTCAGGACCAAGTTCAGAAAAAGCAAGCGACGAACCTTAGTCCGCGCACTAAGGCGGGTAGCCTGAGTGCAGCTGCGCAGCTGAACCCAGAGGGTCGCCACTTGGCAAACCCTGAGCCGGATACTGCCGATAGTGTCATCCATCAGCAGATGGATCCGATAAATAAGAGTTTAACTTCGTCACCGACCGGCGCATTACAGGCGAAGGCGTTGCAGAGTAGTGCAGAGGTTCGACTTACGAACGTCTTGGATGCAGCGCACTCCCCACAGCAAGCAGAGGTGCTCCATACTAGCGACAAGGGTGGTGTCGTGGTAGCAACCACACGTCAATCCGCCATGCCGAACCAGGCTGAGAGCATCCAAGTCACCGAGTCTGAACAGCGCATGTTGGATCAAAAACTACAGCACTGGGCACAGGAATTTGCCGACTCGGACGAGGTTGGTGCACTGGAAACGTGGCAAGAATTGGGGCAAACGTACGAAGCAAGGTTTACGCGAGTCCCTGCTAGTGGCGATATGGATCTCGACCAGGTTGCGGTGGAAGTTCGGACACAGAGGAACGGTCAGGCAGTGCGCACGTCGATGCGTCTACAAAAACTCGCGTTCTCTAATTTTGGTCAGTTTGTGCACCGCTGGGACCCAAACGTCAGTATGCATGATGATGAAGTCAGTGGTCGATTTCACTCAAACTCGCGTTTTAACTTGGATTACACACGACGGGCCGGCACGGTGTTTTCGGACAAAGTAACGACGGCAGCGCGCCGAGTTAATTTTTCAGGACCAGCATCAAAGCAACAGGTATTTAAAGGTGGGTTAGAGACGGGTGTTCAGCGAATTGCGATGCCGCAACCGGTCCTCTTGTTTGAACGGGATGAGAACCAACGGTCGGACGCACCACAGACACACTTGATTGAACAAGATACCAGTATCCGATTCTTGTCGAGTGGTCGCGTAGAGTTGCTACCAATGAACGGGAATAACCAACCAATTAAAACCGTGATGCTTGCGGACAATCCTGTGTACTTCATTGCCGATTCAAAAGTCGTGGTAGGTGTGCAAGGCGTCGTGAATGGAGCGGTCGCCGTGTATTCTCCTCGTAGCATCGTGATCGAAGGTAACCTAGTTTACCAGAGCAGTGCCTCATTGGCTGATGGTGGTGACTTTCTGGGTTTGATCTCAGCACGTAATATTGTGGTTCCAGGCCGCAAAAAAATCGGGCAGGGTGACCTTGAAATTCATGCTGCGCTGTATGCTCGAAGACGTTTTGTGGTGACCCAAGCCGAAGGTCGACGGGTCGGGACTTTACGCGTGTTTGGCAGCGTTAGTGCGGGCAGCTTGTCGATTACGGAACCGCGCTACGCGACTCGTATCGATTTTGATCGTCGACTCGAAACCTTGCGACCACCTGGTTTCCCGGTCACGAGCCGGTATGAGTTGATGGCGCATGAGCAGACATGGGAATTGCAGTCAGACGATGGTGGTTGGGCGGCAGACTTCAATACAGATGCAATGCCACAGTGACTTATCACTGCATACAAACTTAAGGACGTTGTGATCGATGTGCTGATGGGCGGGCCCGATCTCGTTTAATTACTGGTGCGCAGACTAAATGGGCGGGTAGTCAGGGGTATAGAGATTGTTGAATTGATTCTTTGATCGCAACTTGAAGCACGCGTTACACACGCGTGCACGCCGAATTCGGTCAATTCGGAAAACTCTGGATGCATCTCGTAAGTGATCCCACGCAATGACGTACCAAATTGGCCACTTTAATAGAATATAGTGTGGCTCTATGATGCGGCTTGTTGGCTCGCCAGCTTCAGACTCGTAATGGATCTCGAGATTGCGAAATGCGATAAAGGCTTCGGTCAAGCTCGCAGAAATTGTTTGTGGCGGCGTGGCGTAGTTCATGACGACGTTCGCGCCGGCGCTATCACCAATCATAATGCGTTTTCGGAGGCTATTGACGGCGGCGCGCTGATCACTCGGGAAGGCCAGGAAGAGCTTTTGCTTGATTGCCTTCAACTTGCCAGTCAGCAAAGGTGATTGCAAGGATTCCATGACGGTCAGGGCAAAAATCAGCTCCGTCACTTCTTGGTGATCAAGGGTTAAGCGCTCAACTCCCCATCGACCATTCAGGCGAATGCCGCCGCCGCGGCCGCGTTCTGACTCAATTGGGTACCCGGACTCCCGCAAACCGGCCAGTTCGCGCATCAAGGTCCGCTGACTGACCCCAAGTTCAAGGCGCAGATCTTTGCTGGTCCAAACCATTTCAGAGCGCAGCAAGCCGATTAGTTGTTGTCGTCGTCGTGTGCGTGTATCAAAGCTCGTCTTGGCCATATTATAAATGTGCCATAAAACGGCATATATGACCATATACTGCGTTGCAATCTCATCACCTTTCACTCTTAAACATAAATGGAGATTAACCGATGAAGCACTATTTCAACCCGTTCAGCCGCGGCGCGATTACGCACTGGATGCTTAAGGAGCTAAATGTGGCGCATGAGAGCGTCCATATTGATTTCGCCGCAGGTGAAAACGATTCGCCTGACTTTCGTGCGCTAAACCCGATGGGCAAAATACCCGTGCTCGTTGATGAGGGCATCGTAGTGACCGAAGTCGCGGCCATATGCGCGTATCTCGCGGATAAGTTCCCGCACAAGAAGCTTGCGCCACCGCCGGATAGCCTTGATCGCGGTGCATATTACCGATATCTCTTTATGGCTGGAAATACTCTAGAACCGGCGATGACACTCAATGCATCGGGTATGACGCACCCTGAACCAAAAACAGCTGGGTGGGGCGACATGGAACGAGTGCAGCTAACCATCGAACAAATGACGCCGGATTCTGATTGGGCACTAGGGGCACGGTTCACAGCCGCGGACGTGGTATTTGGCGGCCTATTAGACTCAGCGCTACGTTTTAAACTTATCTCGGACTCGGGCAGAGTTAGTCGATATGTTGAGCGTATTCGCATTCGGCCGGCATACCTAGCAGCACATGACGTAAGCTTGAAGACACCGGATGCTCTATAGACTCGAGTTAAGCGGCTGGTTGAATAATAAAGCGCCTCAGATGAGGCGCTTTATTGGTAAGTGAAGTCGTACTCGGCCGTTGACTTGGACGGCGTGTGTCATCGATATTTAGTAAAGTCCGCGACCGCGTGTCAACTTGCCGTTTTCAAATACAATGGTTAGTTGAACAAAGCGGCTGGTCCAATAGACCCAGTTGTTGGCTTTAGTCGAGGCAGTTTTATGTCGCGGCGGATAACCACGCGTCATAATCGCTTCTTCCTTAGTCATGCCCAAGCGAAGAATGCCACTTTCAATGTCGGCCTGCCGGTCCTTTGAATACTTGCTCAGTGACACCTTATTCCGGCCAAGCATTTCTTCAGCGATAGTGTCGATGCCGCGCTGAGTATATTTTTGCTTGTTCTCGATCATGATTTTACGGCCATCAACATCCAGCAACATGGTTTTGCCACCGATTGATTCAACGGTGACCGCAGTGTTCAACGGAATCAGCTCGCCACGAGAGTAATTGGTGGTAACGTGTCTTTCCTTTTCTACCCAAAAATTGTACTGCGTGTAGTATTGTTGACCAACTTCAATTTTGGCGTGTGCTACCGAGTTGATGCCCAAGGCAAATAAACCGATGCTCAGCACGAGCATACGGCGTCCAAGAGCGGTAAGGGTATTGTGCGACATAGTGATTCTCCGTTTCAGGAATATGGTTGTCAGGGCGTATTCTTATAAAATTAGATAACTGCCGGAGGCGTATCTACGCTCTGTACGGCAGAGAGATCAATCAGGACTCTGGTGCCGTGTCGTCCTTAGCAGGGTCAAGTTTTACCTGAACCACGGGTTTTAGATCGCCGTATTGATTATGCC
This window harbors:
- a CDS encoding TIGR04282 family arsenosugar biosynthesis glycosyltransferase, which produces MSDIPLLLFAKAPVAGKVKTRLQRHCSAQQAADIACLLMQASLKQVCQNWPGNVYLSVWLDHEHPFFQQMLDQYPIAMTQQCDGDLGQKMRHALHAFGYPAVVMGCDAPHVSASALRNAHQALQAGRPVIGPSVDGGYYLLGLTNPVDALFSEMPWGTSAVLTKTRAAAQASGVNLQELEPLNDVDEWRDLLELAETEESIRCYLNEQGLV
- a CDS encoding helix-turn-helix transcriptional regulator, with the protein product MAKTSFDTRTRRRQQLIGLLRSEMVWTSKDLRLELGVSQRTLMRELAGLRESGYPIESERGRGGGIRLNGRWGVERLTLDHQEVTELIFALTVMESLQSPLLTGKLKAIKQKLFLAFPSDQRAAVNSLRKRIMIGDSAGANVVMNYATPPQTISASLTEAFIAFRNLEIHYESEAGEPTSRIIEPHYILLKWPIWYVIAWDHLRDASRVFRIDRIRRARVCNACFKLRSKNQFNNLYTPDYPPI
- a CDS encoding glutathione S-transferase family protein; amino-acid sequence: MKHYFNPFSRGAITHWMLKELNVAHESVHIDFAAGENDSPDFRALNPMGKIPVLVDEGIVVTEVAAICAYLADKFPHKKLAPPPDSLDRGAYYRYLFMAGNTLEPAMTLNASGMTHPEPKTAGWGDMERVQLTIEQMTPDSDWALGARFTAADVVFGGLLDSALRFKLISDSGRVSRYVERIRIRPAYLAAHDVSLKTPDAL
- a CDS encoding SDR family NAD(P)-dependent oxidoreductase translates to MNLTNKTALISGGAEGIGLSIAKALGEQGMNIVLGDIDEAQLALADQALTELKIPCLSVPMDVTKPEDWQTLCQAAIDRFDKVHMIVNNAGVSGAPGPIERTSHQDWRWVTDVNLMGVLYGMEAAVPLIKQHGEGGWVINVASMAGMAGIPYAGAYTATKVAVVGMSESWHVELAKHNIHVSVLCPAFVQTRIHLSHRNRQAEYKLETSVQEENKGKKNAAQELVENGIPVDLVGKRVIEALAAGELYIFTHPSHRQSIAARFKAIDDAFARAAQSPLLQDIVDDPILSFD
- a CDS encoding helix-turn-helix domain-containing protein, whose translation is MEYFVLPALIALLIKIVVLVLARKSEKTSRLFLTMVVLFALHNLTEVVVIFGLFSGEISTYMLRAYYAVTMVSLAYIVVYALEVTKQGAIRSWMTALLPSSLLMVGLVVTTDLVIAGSQSIGYTVTAVRGDYYVAFQLFSLAMVALAMSVLLRGFLKARDELTQVQSLYTAIAVTPVFLVGLIVMIVMHLGIQMSAALLMPVATSAFLFFTFRSEREHGLTDIGAIIGSSRKRITANIVADLTQQYLDDRVSLKDAKNEFERQLLQHNLDRFGNNVSKTARELGMKRTTIYSMVKKHGISVQEKEA
- a CDS encoding TIGR04283 family arsenosugar biosynthesis glycosyltransferase; protein product: MPCVCASVPIANHANLGISVGTDVMRWSIIVPLLNEAANIPYLTEHLIESGADQVILVDGGSTDGTRELLQTVPNHFSVLHSDAGRARQMNAGATKAIYPMLVFLHADSRLPMNAEESLNRCTSWGRFDIEFDDMSISMRIIAFFINLRSRLTGIATGDQALFMTREVFDQVGGFPVQPLMEDIEISKRMKRLFKPLCSRQRVRTSARRWQQHGVIRTVLKMWWYRFAYWCGVSSHRLKRHYDDTR
- a CDS encoding ketoacyl-ACP synthase III, which encodes MNYHSDFGFQKVITHNTKILSVGTYLPNEVLKSDHMFEAFDSEKNYGIKTTWMSKEMGIKERRVSEPGTLPSQLAIPAARRAIENCPHLNPDEIDLVIFCGIERDQAEPATAHTIQSALGLKANHAFDVSNACFGFMHGIEVANHFIKSGATKYALVVTGEVPSRILRAAMNGLNKGMSRERAMDVIGALSVGDAGGAVVLGLSGYGENCGFELFNTRTDSSHLEKCFYRVNPDGSIDGQMKMGPIVGASIWMHKKIINDTLSKLGWDNFDWVLSHQTGKRPFEKFTAMSTVPAKRMIRTYHKLGNIASATFPLNYEKLLKSGKVRQGDRIGGIHSGSGLVVGEFGYRV